The following proteins are encoded in a genomic region of Phycisphaerae bacterium:
- the pepT gene encoding peptidase T has product METLLDRFIRYVKVETTAKEDSPTYPSTPGQLDLGRMLADELRALKLENVTMDEHGIVMATVPGNVAGAPTIGWCSHVDTSPEFTAKDVKPQIVKNYDGKDITLPGDKSRVIKVDECPALTNMTGKTLITTDGTTLLGADDKAGVAVIMSAAAHMMANPQIKHGPIRIIYTCDEEIGHGTDHLDLQKINCTCCYTLDGEDEGNIENETWSANLATVTITGKNIHPGFAKGRMVNAIRLAGQFIERIPWHTLSPETTEGRVGFLHPYVIEGGVPEVKLKVLLRSFVTKELEDQANILRNIAATLKAEHPAAEIKIDVTEQYRNMLEYLKKEPRATKLAEQAIRNSGIEPKYQSIRGGTDGSRMSEKGLPTPNLSTGMHNFHSPLEFACLEQMENAVKVLVELAQLWGKEK; this is encoded by the coding sequence GTGGAAACCCTTCTGGATCGCTTTATTCGTTACGTCAAGGTTGAAACCACCGCGAAGGAGGATTCACCGACCTACCCAAGCACACCCGGACAGCTCGATCTAGGCCGGATGCTGGCCGATGAACTCCGCGCATTGAAGCTGGAAAACGTCACGATGGATGAGCACGGCATCGTGATGGCGACCGTTCCGGGCAATGTCGCGGGCGCGCCCACGATCGGCTGGTGCTCGCATGTTGACACATCGCCCGAATTCACGGCGAAGGACGTGAAGCCGCAGATCGTGAAGAATTATGACGGAAAGGATATCACCCTGCCCGGCGATAAGTCGCGCGTCATCAAGGTCGACGAATGCCCCGCATTAACCAATATGACGGGCAAGACGCTGATCACCACGGACGGCACCACGCTGCTTGGCGCGGACGACAAGGCCGGGGTCGCAGTCATCATGTCCGCGGCCGCGCACATGATGGCCAATCCGCAAATCAAACACGGCCCCATCCGAATCATCTATACCTGCGACGAGGAGATTGGGCACGGAACGGACCATCTCGACCTTCAGAAGATAAACTGCACCTGCTGTTACACCCTCGACGGAGAAGACGAAGGCAATATCGAAAACGAGACATGGTCGGCCAACCTGGCAACCGTCACTATCACCGGGAAAAACATTCATCCCGGCTTCGCAAAGGGCCGCATGGTCAATGCGATTCGCCTTGCGGGCCAGTTCATCGAGCGCATTCCCTGGCACACGCTTTCGCCGGAAACGACTGAGGGCCGCGTGGGCTTCCTGCATCCGTACGTCATCGAAGGCGGAGTGCCGGAGGTGAAGCTGAAAGTGCTGCTCCGCTCATTTGTGACGAAGGAACTGGAAGATCAGGCAAATATCCTGAGAAACATCGCCGCAACGCTGAAAGCCGAACATCCTGCGGCGGAGATCAAGATTGATGTCACCGAGCAATACCGAAATATGCTGGAATACCTCAAGAAGGAGCCGCGCGCGACGAAGCTTGCGGAGCAGGCCATCCGCAATTCCGGAATCGAACCGAAGTATCAGAGCATCCGCGGCGGTACCGACGGATCGCGCATGAGTGAAAAGGGGTTGCCAACTCCGAATCTTTCAACCGGCATGCACAACTTCCACTCGCCACTGGAATTCGCCTGTCTTGAGCAGATGGAAAATGCGGTCAAAGTGCTCGTCGAACTGGCTCAGTTGTGGGGCAAGGAAAAGTGA
- a CDS encoding OPT/YSL family transporter, whose translation MSTEPIQIQTQLPENAYRELKPGEAYTPMVPAGVTVPEITGRSIAFGIVMNIIFSMAATYLALKVGQGIETAIPISILAVGFSGFMLRSGSRASSLLENVNILAISTTSGIVAGGTVFTMPAIYILNLNGTLKIDGLSLFLMIFLVPLLGAILGVLLLVPFRRYFVRDMHGKLPFPEGTATNEILVTGASGGSQAIVLIYSFLLGMVYNWLSSPMKLFSEEFTTAAIPKIESFTHRIKAVFSLGTGAEFLGLGYIIGVRYASIIVAGSFLSWFVIIPLLAPLNYQHVLQINGEAEAHHGEIDSTRLLTLPMTMAASLDRLADKELSDQEKLDLRNAAIAELRPAFMEAGHPLTKKDAMITVKSAGKEWKIRDEKRTYELKADAESGGISVMGLLPGADDLFLAIPRSIGIGCIFAAGLLSILKMSKVIATALRQALGGLFKSSGGLQDRTDTDISYPVLLLLGLVTAAAIWAYFRFVALHDIAGVERLSLIALVLAIFVAFVFTTVSAWAIAMISVTPISGMTVTTIIITAVALLAAGLPKSEAGMLATLLVGGVVASALSMAGTLVTEFKIGYWVGASPRRIQWSAILASVLASAVVTATIMILAKSPGYDSTTSTEALQAPQANLMATALKSFVGSGDVPWTVYGVGVVIALLLQMLGISPLAFGLGMYLPMALNTPILIGAIVAWMVQKSSSDPAKVKGRNDKGILLASGLIAGAAIIGVVKSVIKLISKDVLDSVDISSVVGDDAAQNWAGLIAFGVLCLFVYLDCLRAKPSQSTGSSLQH comes from the coding sequence ATGTCCACTGAACCGATTCAAATTCAGACCCAGCTTCCGGAAAACGCCTATCGCGAGTTGAAGCCCGGAGAGGCTTACACGCCGATGGTCCCCGCCGGAGTCACCGTGCCGGAGATCACCGGCCGCTCGATCGCATTCGGGATTGTGATGAACATCATCTTCTCGATGGCGGCGACCTACCTGGCGCTGAAAGTCGGTCAGGGTATCGAGACCGCGATTCCGATTTCGATTCTGGCAGTTGGCTTCTCCGGATTTATGCTGAGATCGGGCTCCCGCGCCAGCTCATTGCTCGAGAACGTGAACATTCTCGCCATCAGCACAACCAGCGGCATCGTCGCCGGCGGGACCGTGTTCACAATGCCGGCGATTTATATTCTCAACCTGAACGGCACGCTGAAGATCGACGGGCTTTCGCTGTTTCTCATGATATTTCTCGTTCCCCTGCTGGGAGCGATACTGGGTGTTCTGTTGCTTGTGCCGTTCCGGCGCTACTTCGTTCGAGACATGCACGGCAAACTGCCTTTCCCCGAAGGCACCGCCACGAATGAAATACTCGTCACCGGCGCCAGCGGCGGCTCGCAGGCGATCGTATTGATTTACTCATTTCTACTGGGGATGGTCTACAACTGGCTTTCCAGCCCGATGAAGCTCTTCAGCGAGGAATTCACCACGGCTGCAATCCCGAAAATCGAATCCTTCACGCATCGAATCAAGGCTGTGTTCTCACTCGGAACAGGCGCGGAGTTTCTCGGGCTTGGTTACATCATCGGTGTGCGCTACGCATCAATCATCGTGGCGGGGTCTTTTCTGTCGTGGTTTGTGATCATCCCGCTGCTTGCACCGCTCAATTACCAGCATGTCCTCCAAATCAATGGTGAAGCCGAGGCCCATCATGGCGAGATCGACTCGACCCGGTTGCTCACGCTGCCCATGACGATGGCGGCATCCCTCGATCGACTGGCCGACAAGGAGCTGAGCGACCAGGAAAAACTTGATCTGCGCAATGCCGCAATCGCGGAACTGCGCCCGGCGTTCATGGAGGCGGGTCATCCCCTGACCAAGAAGGACGCAATGATCACGGTCAAATCGGCCGGCAAAGAGTGGAAAATCCGCGACGAAAAGCGAACGTACGAGCTCAAGGCCGACGCCGAGTCGGGCGGCATTTCAGTGATGGGGCTGCTTCCCGGTGCGGACGACCTGTTTCTTGCAATTCCACGAAGCATCGGCATTGGCTGCATTTTTGCGGCCGGCCTTTTGTCCATTCTCAAAATGAGCAAAGTCATCGCCACGGCGCTTCGACAGGCGCTCGGCGGCCTGTTCAAATCCAGCGGCGGCTTGCAGGATCGTACCGACACCGACATTAGCTATCCCGTGTTGCTGCTCCTCGGACTGGTGACGGCCGCTGCCATCTGGGCGTACTTCAGGTTCGTCGCTCTTCACGACATCGCGGGCGTTGAGCGGTTATCTCTCATCGCACTGGTGCTGGCCATTTTTGTCGCGTTCGTGTTTACAACCGTTTCAGCCTGGGCGATCGCCATGATTTCCGTCACGCCGATTTCCGGCATGACTGTGACAACGATCATCATCACGGCCGTCGCGCTGCTTGCCGCCGGCTTGCCCAAAAGTGAGGCGGGCATGCTGGCGACGCTGCTGGTCGGCGGTGTCGTCGCTTCGGCGCTGTCAATGGCCGGCACCCTCGTCACTGAATTCAAGATCGGCTACTGGGTCGGCGCGAGCCCGAGGCGCATCCAATGGAGTGCGATTCTCGCATCCGTCCTGGCGTCCGCGGTCGTCACCGCCACGATCATGATTCTGGCCAAATCACCGGGATACGATTCCACAACAAGCACCGAAGCGCTCCAGGCCCCACAGGCGAACCTCATGGCAACCGCACTCAAGAGCTTCGTCGGTTCCGGCGACGTGCCATGGACGGTGTATGGCGTGGGCGTGGTAATCGCCTTGCTATTGCAGATGCTCGGTATTTCGCCGCTGGCGTTCGGACTCGGCATGTATCTGCCAATGGCTCTGAACACACCCATTCTCATCGGCGCGATTGTCGCGTGGATGGTGCAGAAAAGCTCAAGCGATCCGGCAAAAGTCAAGGGAAGAAACGACAAGGGCATCCTGCTCGCTTCCGGTCTCATCGCCGGAGCGGCGATCATCGGCGTGGTCAAGAGCGTAATAAAGCTCATCAGCAAGGACGTCCTTGACTCCGTAGACATCAGCTCCGTCGTGGGCGACGACGCAGCCCAGAACTGGGCCGGCCTCATTGCATTCGGGGTCCTCTGCTTGTTTGTCTATCTGGACTGCCTGCGCGCCAAGCCCAGCCAATCCACGGGTTCCTCGTTGCAGCATTGA
- a CDS encoding MFS transporter, which yields MNMPATGTHSGMSPIRTDDSEPPRQATRGFPFNFWLLNTIEAGERLAFYLVWPILMIYIAQADDPGGLHRSQADKGTLIFWFSLVQIILPIISGGYADRYGFKLSLMVSMLISTSGYAIMGMEHTFAAAFWGMMLVGVGAAFFKPAIQGALSQLLTREQSSIGWGIFYWVVNIGAMIGHWISPIILLSPTTPGTYQRLFFIAAGCCAFNLIALLIVFRDVPSGASKEVHPLRVLWNTARNIVEPRLLAWLLIMSCFWMMMYQLWDAQPNFIRDWINSESLASAMPVERWRELGADGKLRVPQQVLLSLNSLLIVVFVVPISFLVRKLRSLSAMLLGMGVVTLGVFAAGTTQSAWIVLAGITMFSLGEMLVGPKKSEYLALIAPAGKKALYLGYVVIPTGIGRGVGNKLSGWLYQEVCEKANLSLKYLAEHTPLLGEKKWDGRAASLEKVTGISRTDAFSKLQEVLNVNSDQATQLLWETYHPQYYFWLPFVAVGVAAAIALFIFGQMAKRWADMNA from the coding sequence ATGAACATGCCCGCGACCGGAACCCACTCCGGCATGTCGCCGATCAGGACGGATGACTCGGAACCCCCGCGGCAGGCGACGCGCGGCTTCCCGTTCAACTTCTGGCTGCTCAACACGATCGAAGCGGGTGAGCGTCTCGCGTTCTACCTCGTCTGGCCGATCCTGATGATCTACATCGCGCAAGCCGACGATCCCGGCGGATTGCATCGCTCCCAGGCAGACAAGGGAACGCTCATCTTCTGGTTCTCCCTGGTCCAGATCATCCTGCCGATCATCAGCGGCGGCTATGCAGATCGATACGGATTCAAGCTGTCGCTCATGGTTTCGATGCTCATCAGCACCTCCGGATATGCGATAATGGGGATGGAGCATACATTTGCAGCGGCATTCTGGGGCATGATGCTCGTCGGCGTCGGCGCGGCGTTCTTCAAACCGGCGATTCAAGGCGCCCTTTCCCAGCTTCTGACACGCGAGCAATCGTCGATCGGATGGGGAATCTTTTACTGGGTCGTCAATATCGGAGCGATGATCGGACACTGGATCTCGCCAATCATCCTCCTCTCGCCAACAACGCCGGGAACCTACCAGCGACTTTTCTTCATCGCAGCAGGTTGTTGCGCCTTCAATTTGATCGCCCTGCTGATCGTCTTCAGGGATGTGCCCAGCGGCGCTTCCAAAGAGGTGCATCCACTCAGGGTTCTTTGGAACACCGCCAGAAACATCGTCGAGCCGCGATTGCTCGCGTGGCTTCTGATCATGTCCTGCTTCTGGATGATGATGTACCAGCTTTGGGATGCTCAGCCGAATTTCATTCGCGACTGGATCAACAGCGAATCACTGGCCAGCGCGATGCCGGTCGAGCGCTGGCGTGAGTTGGGCGCCGATGGAAAGCTGCGCGTGCCGCAGCAGGTGTTGCTTTCGCTCAACAGCCTGCTCATTGTCGTGTTTGTTGTGCCGATTTCGTTCCTCGTTCGCAAACTTCGCAGCCTGTCCGCCATGTTGCTGGGAATGGGAGTTGTCACGCTGGGTGTCTTTGCGGCGGGGACGACCCAGAGCGCGTGGATCGTCCTCGCAGGCATCACGATGTTCTCCCTTGGCGAAATGCTGGTCGGACCCAAGAAGAGCGAGTACCTCGCCCTGATCGCACCCGCCGGAAAGAAGGCGCTCTACCTGGGCTATGTCGTCATCCCGACAGGCATCGGCCGCGGCGTCGGCAACAAGCTGTCGGGCTGGCTTTATCAGGAAGTGTGCGAAAAAGCGAACCTCTCGCTGAAGTATCTCGCCGAGCATACGCCGCTACTTGGCGAGAAGAAATGGGACGGCCGCGCCGCTTCGCTCGAAAAGGTGACTGGCATCAGTCGAACCGACGCGTTCTCAAAGCTGCAGGAGGTGCTGAACGTCAACTCGGATCAGGCGACCCAACTCCTGTGGGAAACCTATCACCCGCAGTATTACTTCTGGCTGCCATTCGTGGCGGTGGGTGTGGCCGCGGCAATTGCGCTGTTCATCTTCGGACAGATGGCGAAAAGGTGGGCGGACATGAACGCGTAA
- a CDS encoding oligopeptide:H+ symporter codes for MSQSGPSYSAATEAADPRDRSFFGHPSGLAVLFSTELWERFSFYSMRAFLVLYMTKALSLSKQAGNEVYGGYLGFVYAAPFVGGMLADRLLGQRRAIVIGGIMMAAAQFCLAAHALLLPAEGGEAPVYLNQLFFLSLGLMAAGNGFFKPNISSIVGSLYEKADARRDSAFTIFYMGINIGAWVAGISGQVAESKGWHWGFILAGVGMLLGQVIFFAGGRRLEGKGLPPREGALLERGIAGLPNVMSLIIGVMIFIPTTAYLISQPKFVQSLAIIVAVPILIYLLWEAFRSSHEERDRMIVLIILCCFSILFWAFFELAGSAILLFTDEHVNRTVPWFGELKASLLTASINPAFIILFAAPFAWLWIWLNKRKMEPSSPLKFAMGLIQLAAGFMVLYWGAIVAGPDGRCNILFLVIGFMLHTTGELCLSPVGLSTMTKLAPARMVSTVMGVWFLSSALGNVLGGYVGGKTEHFGFAKVFLGIGIVTAASALLLTIVAAPLKRMMHGVK; via the coding sequence ATGAGCCAGTCTGGACCCAGCTACTCCGCCGCAACCGAGGCGGCAGACCCCCGTGATCGTTCATTCTTCGGGCATCCGTCCGGATTGGCGGTTTTGTTTTCGACTGAGCTTTGGGAACGCTTCAGCTTCTACAGTATGCGAGCGTTTCTCGTGCTTTACATGACCAAAGCGCTGTCTCTCTCCAAGCAGGCCGGAAACGAGGTCTATGGCGGTTACCTGGGATTCGTTTACGCCGCGCCATTTGTCGGCGGCATGCTCGCCGATCGGCTTCTTGGGCAGCGGCGGGCCATTGTGATCGGCGGAATCATGATGGCGGCAGCGCAATTCTGCCTCGCAGCGCACGCGCTATTATTGCCGGCGGAGGGCGGCGAGGCTCCGGTATACCTCAACCAGTTGTTCTTTCTATCACTTGGCCTGATGGCCGCAGGGAATGGGTTCTTCAAGCCGAACATTTCCAGTATCGTCGGGTCACTCTACGAAAAGGCTGATGCGCGACGCGATTCAGCATTCACCATCTTCTACATGGGCATAAACATCGGTGCGTGGGTCGCGGGTATTTCAGGACAAGTTGCCGAAAGCAAGGGTTGGCATTGGGGGTTCATACTTGCCGGCGTTGGCATGTTGTTGGGTCAGGTTATTTTCTTCGCCGGTGGCCGGCGTCTCGAAGGAAAAGGACTCCCGCCGCGCGAGGGAGCTCTGCTGGAACGCGGCATCGCAGGCTTGCCGAACGTCATGAGCCTCATCATTGGCGTGATGATCTTCATTCCGACGACGGCCTATCTGATTTCACAGCCCAAGTTTGTTCAGTCTCTTGCGATCATTGTGGCGGTTCCAATCCTGATTTACCTGCTCTGGGAGGCGTTCAGAAGTTCGCATGAAGAGCGGGACCGAATGATCGTGTTGATAATCCTGTGTTGTTTTTCGATTCTTTTCTGGGCCTTCTTCGAATTGGCCGGCAGCGCCATTTTGCTCTTCACTGACGAGCACGTGAATCGAACGGTGCCTTGGTTCGGCGAGTTGAAGGCCTCGCTGCTGACCGCCTCGATCAATCCCGCATTCATCATTTTGTTTGCGGCGCCATTTGCCTGGCTGTGGATCTGGCTAAACAAGCGGAAGATGGAACCCTCCAGTCCGCTGAAGTTCGCGATGGGTTTGATTCAGCTGGCGGCGGGATTCATGGTCCTTTACTGGGGCGCAATCGTGGCCGGACCCGATGGCCGCTGCAATATCCTGTTTCTGGTGATTGGATTCATGCTGCACACGACTGGCGAACTCTGCCTCTCGCCGGTCGGGCTTTCGACGATGACGAAGCTGGCGCCGGCCAGGATGGTCAGCACCGTAATGGGTGTCTGGTTCCTTTCCTCCGCACTCGGCAATGTGCTCGGCGGTTATGTCGGCGGCAAGACCGAGCATTTTGGGTTTGCCAAGGTTTTTCTCGGAATCGGCATCGTGACGGCTGCTTCGGCGCTTCTGCTCACTATCGTCGCTGCACCGCTGAAGCGCATGATGCACGGAGTCAAGTAA
- a CDS encoding TM2 domain-containing protein produces MTVVYYFVIAQDGSRYGPADIDTLVQWTREGRIIESTLLVERGTERQLSASEITAIAVELRRSMGGAGVAIERGQPSGFDEKPTMTRPGAPAGPIKPAPYPPLPPMPPTNFAQARTAGSVHDANFGTRSRIAAGLLGIFFGGFGIHRFYLGYTGVGLLMLFLSVIGGGLTVGYSCGFVGLWGFIEGIICLCGGMKDADGKNLRE; encoded by the coding sequence ATGACCGTGGTTTACTACTTCGTAATTGCCCAGGATGGCAGTCGGTACGGGCCGGCGGATATCGATACTCTGGTCCAGTGGACCCGGGAAGGGCGCATCATCGAATCGACCTTGCTGGTTGAACGCGGAACTGAACGTCAATTGTCCGCCTCGGAGATTACCGCCATTGCCGTCGAGCTTCGCCGCAGCATGGGTGGAGCCGGTGTCGCGATTGAGCGCGGCCAGCCGTCCGGATTCGATGAAAAGCCGACGATGACGCGGCCGGGTGCGCCGGCCGGCCCCATCAAACCTGCACCGTATCCGCCTTTGCCGCCCATGCCGCCGACAAATTTTGCGCAGGCTCGAACTGCGGGTTCAGTCCACGATGCCAATTTCGGCACCCGAAGCAGGATCGCCGCCGGACTGCTCGGCATTTTTTTCGGGGGATTCGGCATTCACCGATTCTATCTGGGATATACGGGGGTTGGGCTGCTGATGCTGTTTCTGTCGGTAATCGGTGGCGGCCTGACGGTCGGCTATAGCTGCGGATTCGTTGGTCTGTGGGGATTCATTGAAGGCATCATCTGCCTTTGCGGCGGAATGAAGGATGCCGACGGTAAAAATCTGCGCGAATAA
- a CDS encoding SH3 domain-containing protein, which translates to MSRARWIAAAVLVFVSTQDLFAQTGTSGSAASAAPRTAFPWEGEVSGTNVRVRSGPGTNFYATTKVNTGDRLLVLGVRDGWYEIAPPRGSFSYVDTADVDREGMSNRGTVKKERIFARAGSELAASKSTNQIALTRGTRVEIIGEVDGFFKIYPPAGAKLYISTDFVRPVANDLRTGLAERYLAGLEQTPAPEAAARNTAAPVRNSSASTATPGGVSPAPSNAPVDEPNLSRMNEPAAEEEEESEGMEGAEPSVNDDDAMVDELPPIETDRSIQALKEPKDERPRRDVPAAPMNKTSGRYQALLTAVESDLHATMLLPLEERDLDSLVHRYGEIANQSDERVPSEYAKIRVSQLQTMSDVRKARASAVARSSDIDAFKARMTSERMQIMRARAEKVTEKFDFVGELRKSYAFAPEKRRYRLVDVKRQTTIAYIDIPRDISENPEYMVGRTVGIRTSGQRYSMAARIPIAVAASLTDLTPPAENAGGTLGESAGKNSIDIAPPPLEDKPTTPDESSGKAPAKTE; encoded by the coding sequence ATGTCAAGAGCACGTTGGATCGCCGCCGCGGTGCTCGTGTTTGTCTCCACCCAGGACCTTTTCGCTCAGACCGGGACGTCGGGCAGTGCCGCGAGTGCGGCACCAAGGACCGCCTTCCCCTGGGAGGGAGAGGTCTCCGGCACCAACGTACGGGTTCGCTCAGGCCCCGGAACAAATTTCTACGCGACCACCAAGGTCAATACCGGTGATCGCCTGCTGGTGCTCGGCGTGCGCGACGGCTGGTATGAGATCGCGCCGCCGCGAGGCAGCTTCAGCTATGTGGATACCGCGGACGTTGATCGAGAGGGCATGTCCAATCGCGGTACGGTCAAGAAGGAACGGATTTTTGCCAGAGCCGGCAGCGAGTTGGCGGCAAGCAAATCCACCAATCAGATCGCACTGACGCGAGGAACTCGCGTCGAAATCATCGGCGAAGTGGACGGCTTTTTTAAGATTTATCCACCGGCTGGAGCCAAGCTCTATATCAGTACGGATTTCGTGCGGCCGGTCGCCAATGATCTGCGAACCGGGCTGGCGGAACGCTATCTGGCCGGTCTGGAGCAGACCCCGGCGCCGGAGGCCGCGGCGCGAAACACTGCAGCGCCCGTTCGGAATTCCTCCGCTTCCACCGCGACGCCCGGTGGCGTCAGCCCGGCGCCTTCCAACGCGCCGGTCGACGAGCCGAATCTCAGCCGAATGAATGAGCCTGCGGCCGAAGAAGAGGAGGAATCGGAGGGCATGGAGGGTGCGGAGCCTTCCGTGAATGACGATGACGCGATGGTTGATGAACTTCCGCCGATCGAGACCGATCGAAGCATTCAGGCATTGAAGGAGCCGAAGGACGAGCGGCCCCGGCGGGATGTCCCTGCGGCTCCGATGAACAAGACGTCCGGACGATATCAGGCATTGCTCACCGCAGTCGAGAGTGATCTCCATGCGACGATGCTACTGCCCTTGGAGGAGCGCGATCTGGATTCGCTCGTTCACCGCTATGGGGAAATAGCCAATCAGTCCGATGAACGCGTTCCGTCTGAATATGCAAAAATTCGCGTTTCTCAGTTGCAGACCATGTCCGATGTGCGCAAGGCTCGGGCGTCTGCGGTTGCCAGGTCAAGCGACATCGACGCTTTCAAGGCGCGCATGACGAGCGAGCGAATGCAGATCATGCGGGCGCGGGCCGAAAAGGTCACCGAGAAGTTTGATTTTGTCGGTGAATTGCGAAAGAGCTACGCCTTCGCCCCGGAGAAGCGGCGATATCGGCTTGTCGATGTCAAACGCCAGACGACGATCGCCTACATCGATATTCCTCGTGACATCTCGGAAAATCCGGAGTATATGGTGGGGCGAACGGTCGGAATTCGCACGTCGGGGCAGCGCTACAGCATGGCGGCGCGAATTCCCATCGCCGTCGCCGCGAGCCTGACGGATTTGACGCCACCCGCTGAAAATGCGGGCGGCACGCTCGGCGAGTCCGCCGGGAAGAATTCGATTGACATAGCGCCGCCTCCCTTGGAGGACAAGCCGACGACGCCGGACGAGTCGTCAGGCAAGGCGCCGGCGAAAACCGAATAA
- a CDS encoding histidine phosphatase family protein — translation MLLIAARHAESIANVDRSAGLNSLLSPLGRQQATALCERIRSQRLSAIYCSPFARCIETAAPIAEALDMPIRIRPDLAEFHHLQPGTVTDAGLPLPEELLASDSRLIRCPDWPGELEWTPIDESHENLILRIRRLAGYLKTRWQAPGDVVLVISHGSPIARLIDAWLSPSPGPSFRFIIDNAGLSALRFHQEISSLICLNECSHLVGLPVAAASNFAPGGIPKAIPPSDYW, via the coding sequence ATGCTGCTGATTGCCGCCCGACACGCCGAATCAATTGCCAACGTTGACCGCTCCGCCGGGCTGAATTCGCTGCTCAGCCCGCTCGGTCGGCAGCAGGCGACCGCATTGTGCGAGCGAATCCGCAGCCAGAGGCTTTCGGCGATCTACTGCAGTCCGTTTGCTCGTTGCATCGAGACGGCCGCGCCGATTGCCGAGGCTCTCGACATGCCGATCCGCATTCGGCCAGACCTCGCGGAGTTCCATCACCTTCAACCCGGCACGGTCACGGACGCCGGACTGCCGCTACCCGAGGAGTTGCTCGCATCTGACTCACGACTCATTCGCTGTCCGGACTGGCCCGGCGAGTTGGAATGGACCCCGATCGATGAAAGCCACGAGAATCTCATCCTTCGAATCAGGCGGTTGGCCGGCTATCTGAAAACACGCTGGCAGGCCCCCGGAGACGTCGTCCTGGTCATCAGCCACGGAAGTCCCATCGCCCGACTAATCGATGCTTGGCTCTCGCCCTCACCAGGGCCGTCCTTTCGATTCATCATCGACAACGCCGGTTTAAGCGCGCTCCGCTTTCACCAGGAAATCAGCTCCCTGATCTGCCTGAATGAATGCTCGCATCTTGTCGGATTGCCGGTTGCCGCCGCATCCAATTTCGCTCCCGGCGGGATCCCCAAGGCCATTCCGCCAAGCGATTACTGGTGA
- the kdsA gene encoding 3-deoxy-8-phosphooctulonate synthase translates to MTQLGEFPRTPPVDIGPFQIGRNRPLALLAGPCVIESTEHCLRVGEAAASICRSLGIHYVFKCSFDKANRTSVGGFRGPGLESGLATLATVGRKLGVPVVTDVHLPEQCAAVGEVCDIVQIPAFLCRQTDLLEAAAKTGKSVNVKKGQFMSPEQMKEAVNKVRHFGNDRVLLTDRGTFFGYARLVNDMTCIPIMQGFAPVVFDATHSCQIPGGLGNQSDGLRQYVPVLARAAVAAGADALFIEIHDTPDAAKSDAKTVFPVDQLERLLRSCVKIREAICNH, encoded by the coding sequence ATGACTCAGCTTGGCGAATTCCCACGAACCCCACCGGTCGATATCGGCCCGTTTCAAATTGGGCGGAACCGGCCGCTTGCGTTGCTTGCGGGCCCCTGCGTGATCGAATCGACGGAGCATTGCCTGCGCGTGGGCGAAGCGGCCGCCAGCATCTGCCGCTCGCTTGGAATCCATTACGTATTCAAGTGCAGCTTCGACAAGGCAAATCGAACCAGCGTCGGTGGATTCCGCGGTCCGGGCCTCGAATCGGGACTCGCCACGCTGGCCACGGTAGGTCGAAAGCTCGGCGTGCCGGTCGTGACGGATGTACACCTGCCCGAACAGTGCGCTGCCGTCGGTGAAGTATGTGACATCGTTCAGATTCCGGCTTTTCTGTGTCGGCAGACCGATCTGCTTGAAGCGGCTGCGAAGACGGGCAAATCGGTCAATGTCAAGAAAGGCCAGTTCATGTCGCCTGAGCAGATGAAGGAAGCCGTGAACAAGGTGCGGCATTTCGGCAACGACCGCGTCCTACTGACCGATCGCGGAACATTCTTCGGCTATGCCAGGCTGGTCAACGACATGACCTGCATTCCGATCATGCAGGGCTTCGCCCCCGTCGTGTTTGATGCCACGCACAGTTGTCAAATTCCGGGCGGGCTTGGCAACCAATCCGACGGTCTGCGACAGTATGTCCCGGTGCTGGCACGCGCTGCGGTGGCTGCCGGCGCGGACGCGCTGTTCATTGAAATTCACGATACGCCGGACGCCGCGAAATCGGATGCGAAGACCGTGTTTCCGGTGGATCAGTTGGAACGACTGCTGCGATCCTGCGTGAAGATACGCGAAGCGATCTGCAATCACTGA